A window of Fragaria vesca subsp. vesca linkage group LG7, FraVesHawaii_1.0, whole genome shotgun sequence contains these coding sequences:
- the LOC101305223 gene encoding uncharacterized protein LOC101305223, whose protein sequence is MTASAKTICSICYEDLNPVAEDLQSISICGHVFHELCLQQWFEYSSNNKCSCPVCKQSCKPNDAGRLYFQSVDPSSTQRAVLERGEDTEALRQEVQRLESKTVVLNSALDRQGQSLKELTEELCLCKEQAKKEVALKNDAVASKNEALKQQASLERMLHMKSGEIDKVTTECLRLQEKNMKLAKELAAFKLVSDFDLKEEDVLNYAALGNGVNNKESIDSLKRSLLSRERYNELMKKHRDLAQEKARSNEELEKVKEKMNTLKTRVQELDSAVEVKDNEVLRALKASRQTRGERVIQNNVSCKYDSVSVNNSSEDQSKQFAPMHKLDRIGNFHTDPLCQTVHFNFISPMDANSTKDGTSTSAHDEERDMVSLIDDDASKFSTTRHGLSNANVKDPLCERSTSQKSSMLRSGVGSDSTNETSVCRPRKLEEPLASVTGKMTHIAEPPAADVVILDDVEEVCPVLNIIKESPITQALPRPGDAGSSGGLLGLDGANRLGKWCKQSVNNGSVTRQDSAAHNSHLIAVGTDGRGGRIKVLRSHNQSTMDSKSNSRAPKRCKYGAKTNSMQSQGNLQMEHFFGRSGK, encoded by the exons ATGACCGCCTCCGCCAAAACCATCTGCTCCATCTGCTACGAAGACCTCAACCCCGTCGCCGAGGATCTCCAATCCATCTCCATCTGCGGCCATGTCTTCCACGAGCTCTG TTTGCAGCAGTGGTTCGAGTACTCGTCCAACAACAAGTGCAGCTGCCCGGTGTGCAAGCAGAGCTGCAAGCCCAACGACGCCGGCCGGCTTTATTTCCAGTCGGTGGATCCGAGCTCGACGCAGAGAGCGGTTCTTGAGCGTGGGGAGGACACCGAGGCGTTGCGTCAGGAGGTGCAGCGGTTGGAGTCCAAGACGGTTGTGCTTAATTCGGCATTGGACCGCCAGGGGCAGAGTCTTAAGGAGTTGACTGAGGAG CTTTGTTTATGCAAGGAGCAGGCTAAGAAAGAAGTAGCATTAAAGAATGATGCAGTTGCATCAAAGAATGAAGCTTTGAAACAACAAGCATCCCTGGAACGGATGCTTCATATGAAATCTGGG GAGATTGATAAAGTGACAACAGAGTGCTTGAGGTTGCAAGAAAAGAATATGAAACTGGCAAAGGAGCTTGCAGCATTCAAATT GGTATCTGACTTTGATCTGAAAGAAGAGGATGTGTTAAACTATGCAGCTCTTGGTAATGGGGTGAACAACAAAGAATCGATAGATAGCCTAAAAAGGTCCCTGTTATCACGTGAAAG ATACAATGAATTGATGAAAAAGCATAGAGATCTTGCGCAAGAAAAGGCTCGATCTAATGAAGAACTAGAGAAGGTTAAAGAAAAGATGAATACATTAAAG ACAAGGGTGCAAGAATTGGACAGTGCAGTTGAAGTCAAGGACAATGAAGTTTTGAGGGCTTTAAAAGCTTCAAGGCAAACTCGAGGGGAAAGAGTTATTCAGAATAATGTTAGTTGTAAATATGATTCTGTGTCTGTCAACAATTCATCAGAAGATCAAAGCAAACAGTTTGCTCCAATGCATAAATTGGATAGGATTGGAAACTTCCATACTGATCCACTGTGCCAGACAGTACACTTCAATTTCATTAGCCCTATGGATGCAAATTCTACTAAAGATGGTACAAGTACCAGTGCTCATGATGAAGAAAGAGATATGGTCTCTTTAATTGATGATGATGCTTCAAAATTTTCCACAACTAGACATGGACTTTCAAATGCCAATGTGAAAGACCCACTCTGTGAGCGTAGTACTAGCCAGAAGTCTAGCATGTTGAGATCAGGGGTAGGTTCTGATTCAACCAATGAAACTTCAGTCTGTAGGCCAAGAAAGCTGGAAGAGCCTTTGGCCTCAGTTACTGGTAAAATGACTCATATCGCTGAGCCTCCTGCTGCTGATGTTGTAATTCTTGATGATGTAGAAGAAGTTTGCCCGGTGCTTAACATTATAAAGGAATCTCCCATCACACAAGCACTTCCCAGACCAG GGGATGCAGGCTCTTCTGGTGGCTTGCTTGGTCTTGATGGAGCAAACAGGTTGGGAAAATGGTGCAAGCAGAGTGTAAACAATGGATCTGTAACAAGGCAAGACTCAGCGGCACATAACAGTCATTTGATTGCTGTAGGAACTGACGGAAGAGGTGGAAGAATCAAAGTTCTGAGATCTCATAATCAATCAACAATG GATAGTAAGTCGAATTCACGGGCACCAAAGAGATGCAAATATGGAGCTAAGACAAATAGCATGCAGTCCCAAGGGAACTTGCAAATGGAACACTTCTTCGGAAGATCTGGTAAATAA